In Aureibaculum algae, the following are encoded in one genomic region:
- the mnmE gene encoding tRNA uridine-5-carboxymethylaminomethyl(34) synthesis GTPase MnmE, producing MNTQDTIIALATPSGSGAIAVIRLSGSNTISIANRYFKSIHNKKLSNQKTHTIHLGNIIDGERVLDEVLVSLFKNPQSYTGEDVVEISCHGSLYIQQEIMQLFVRNGCRMADPGEFTLRAFLNGKLDLSQAEAVADLIASDSKASHQIAMQQMRGGFSNEIENLRQDLLNFASLIELELDFSEEDVEFANRDDFQKLVTKISTVLKALIDSFAFGNVLKNGIPVAIIGEPNVGKSTLLNALLNEEKAIVSSIAGTTRDAIEDELIIEGVAYRFIDTAGIRDTTDEIESIGIKKTFEKTAQAQLIIYLFDASIIRSRHDGEITELLNLIKHEIEKVSIKFPDKKMLIIANKSDLLSEKEMKQIQNQIKNILFLSAKENEGIHELKDQLTELSNIGVLSNNQTIVSNSRHFSVLNKALIEIKNVQFGIDNNISSDLIAIDIRQALLYLGEITGAVTNEDLLGNIFANFCIGK from the coding sequence ATGAATACTCAAGATACAATTATTGCTTTAGCAACTCCATCAGGTTCTGGTGCCATTGCCGTTATACGGTTATCGGGTAGTAATACCATTTCTATTGCCAACCGCTATTTTAAGTCTATTCATAATAAAAAATTATCCAATCAAAAAACCCATACTATTCATTTAGGTAATATTATTGATGGTGAACGTGTGCTTGATGAAGTTTTAGTTTCTCTCTTTAAGAATCCTCAATCATATACTGGTGAAGATGTAGTTGAAATTTCTTGTCATGGCTCACTATATATTCAGCAGGAAATTATGCAACTTTTTGTACGTAATGGATGTAGAATGGCTGACCCTGGTGAATTTACTTTACGAGCTTTTTTAAACGGTAAATTAGACCTTAGCCAAGCGGAGGCTGTAGCTGACCTAATAGCCTCAGATTCAAAAGCTTCTCATCAAATTGCCATGCAACAGATGCGGGGTGGTTTTTCTAATGAAATTGAAAATCTGAGACAAGACCTTTTGAATTTTGCGTCTCTAATTGAATTGGAATTAGATTTTTCTGAAGAAGATGTTGAATTTGCAAATAGAGACGATTTCCAAAAATTGGTCACTAAAATCTCAACTGTCCTAAAAGCATTAATTGATTCTTTTGCTTTTGGTAATGTTCTAAAAAACGGTATTCCAGTTGCGATTATCGGAGAACCCAATGTAGGTAAGTCTACGTTATTAAATGCATTATTAAATGAGGAAAAAGCAATAGTGAGCTCTATTGCGGGTACAACTAGAGATGCCATTGAAGATGAATTAATTATTGAAGGAGTAGCATATCGATTTATTGACACTGCGGGAATTAGAGACACCACCGATGAAATTGAGAGTATCGGAATTAAAAAAACTTTCGAAAAAACGGCACAAGCTCAATTGATCATTTATTTATTTGATGCCTCAATTATAAGAAGTAGACATGATGGTGAAATAACTGAATTATTGAATTTGATCAAACATGAAATTGAAAAGGTTTCTATAAAGTTTCCTGATAAAAAAATGTTGATAATTGCAAATAAATCTGATTTACTTTCCGAAAAAGAAATGAAGCAGATTCAAAACCAAATTAAAAATATCTTATTCCTTTCTGCAAAAGAAAACGAAGGTATTCATGAATTAAAAGATCAACTAACTGAATTATCTAATATTGGAGTCTTAAGTAATAATCAGACTATAGTGAGTAATAGTCGTCATTTCTCCGTGTTAAACAAGGCTCTAATTGAAATTAAAAATGTTCAATTTGGTATTGACAACAACATCAGCTCTGATTTAATAGCTATCGATATCCGCCAAGCCCTACTCTACTTGGGTGAAATTACTGGAGCAGTAACTAATGAGGATTTACTTGGTAATATTTTTGCAAACTTTTGTATTGGGAAGTAG
- a CDS encoding DUF4870 domain-containing protein, with amino-acid sequence MKRNNQLIVITHLSQLLDLVTLVGGLLVPLFIWITNKDKVFTMDEHGRSIINFRLSMIIYMLICIPLILFFGLGLLGFAVIGVFYFIFPIINAIKASNNEPPNYPFSLKIL; translated from the coding sequence ATGAAACGAAATAATCAATTAATCGTAATTACACATTTAAGCCAACTTTTAGATTTGGTAACCTTAGTCGGAGGATTATTAGTACCATTATTTATATGGATCACAAATAAGGATAAAGTTTTTACTATGGATGAACATGGAAGATCAATTATCAATTTTCGGTTAAGTATGATAATCTACATGCTAATATGTATTCCCTTAATACTATTTTTTGGTTTGGGATTACTTGGATTTGCAGTAATTGGTGTCTTTTATTTTATATTTCCAATAATAAATGCGATAAAAGCAAGTAATAATGAGCCCCCAAACTACCCATTTTCCCTAAAAATTCTATAA
- the miaE gene encoding tRNA-(ms[2]io[6]A)-hydroxylase, with amino-acid sequence MLGLKFETETSWAEIAKNDLQQILTDHAFLEQKAASNAVSIIINYSEETELVSAMSEIAIEEMQHFKMVHDLMTARGMVLGRSQSNNYAKDLQGFFVKTKDRNEALIQRLLVAALIEARSCERFKVFSENLEDQELSEFYKDLMISEANHYTLFLGFARKYQDKDIVNKKWDQLLAFEAELMKAGGKTAKVHG; translated from the coding sequence ATGTTAGGACTTAAATTTGAAACAGAAACTTCATGGGCAGAAATTGCCAAAAATGATTTACAGCAAATATTAACAGATCATGCATTTTTAGAGCAAAAAGCGGCATCTAATGCTGTTTCTATTATTATAAACTACTCTGAAGAAACAGAGTTAGTTTCCGCCATGAGTGAAATTGCCATAGAAGAAATGCAACATTTTAAAATGGTGCATGATTTAATGACGGCTAGAGGAATGGTATTGGGCAGATCTCAATCAAATAACTATGCCAAAGATTTACAAGGCTTTTTTGTAAAAACAAAAGACAGAAATGAAGCTTTAATACAACGTTTATTAGTTGCAGCACTTATAGAAGCTAGAAGTTGTGAACGTTTTAAAGTGTTTTCAGAAAATTTGGAAGATCAAGAATTATCTGAATTTTATAAAGATTTAATGATTTCTGAGGCCAATCATTACACGTTGTTCTTAGGTTTTGCGAGAAAATATCAGGATAAAGATATTGTCAACAAGAAATGGGATCAATTATTAGCCTTTGAAGCAGAGTTGATGAAAGCAGGAGGTAAAACGGCTAAAGTACATGGTTAA
- the dnaX gene encoding DNA polymerase III subunit gamma/tau: protein MEHFIVSARKYRPQVFDDVVGQKAITNTLENAIKNNHLAQALLFTGPRGVGKTTCARILAKRINQANAETIDPNEDFAFNIFELDAASNNSVDDIRNLTDQVRIPPQTGKYKVYIIDEVHMLSQAAFNAFLKTLEEPPAHAIFILATTEKHKIIPTILSRCQIFDFKRIGVVDIKEYLHKITKEEKIKADDDALHIIAQKADGALRDALSIFDRVVSFSNDNITRQAVAENLNVLDYDSYFKITDLILENNIPQVLIAFNEILAQGFEGHHFIAGLASHYRDLLVAKDSITIPLLEVGESTKKQYDEQSKKCEISFLLKGIDLANDCDLKYKSSKNQRLLVELTLMQLASITFPNTDEKKKHKNYIIPAIHFISTSVAKKNKVAPVLTKKPTAVVEKTKIKVAQKTPTEKPTLSTRTTRRSSALSLKSIHKKKETIKKTDDELEDNSNKPRDEFSEAEFLEFWKQYIEGLEKKGVRNLVAILKADIPKVKKNSIQLDMPSAMMKTELLKVKPKLVRYFREKLNNYGIDLVININEDNQKKFAYTPQEKYNKLLEKNQALALLKSKFKLDL from the coding sequence ATGGAACATTTTATAGTATCGGCACGTAAATATAGACCTCAGGTTTTTGATGATGTTGTGGGGCAAAAAGCCATTACAAACACGCTAGAAAATGCTATAAAAAACAACCATTTAGCACAAGCTTTATTATTTACAGGCCCCAGAGGTGTTGGTAAAACTACATGTGCAAGAATTCTAGCAAAAAGAATTAATCAAGCTAATGCAGAAACGATTGACCCTAATGAAGATTTTGCTTTTAATATCTTTGAATTAGATGCAGCCTCTAACAATTCGGTTGATGATATAAGGAATTTAACAGATCAGGTTCGTATACCTCCGCAAACAGGAAAATATAAGGTTTATATTATTGATGAGGTACACATGTTATCTCAAGCCGCATTTAATGCATTTTTAAAAACGTTAGAGGAACCTCCTGCTCATGCTATATTTATTTTAGCAACCACAGAAAAGCATAAAATTATTCCTACCATTTTATCTAGATGTCAAATATTTGACTTTAAACGGATTGGTGTTGTTGATATAAAAGAATACCTACATAAAATAACCAAGGAAGAAAAAATTAAGGCAGATGATGATGCCCTACATATTATCGCTCAAAAAGCAGATGGAGCTTTACGTGATGCTCTTTCTATTTTTGACAGAGTCGTTAGTTTTTCTAATGATAATATTACAAGGCAGGCCGTTGCAGAAAACTTGAATGTATTAGATTATGATTCTTATTTTAAGATTACTGATTTAATTCTTGAAAACAATATACCTCAGGTATTAATTGCTTTTAATGAAATTTTGGCTCAAGGGTTTGAAGGTCACCATTTTATTGCTGGATTAGCATCACATTATAGAGACTTATTGGTTGCAAAAGACAGTATTACTATTCCATTACTAGAGGTAGGTGAGTCTACAAAAAAACAATACGACGAACAAAGTAAGAAATGTGAAATATCCTTTTTACTTAAAGGAATTGATTTGGCCAATGATTGCGATTTAAAATACAAAAGCAGTAAAAATCAACGGCTGTTAGTGGAATTAACTTTAATGCAATTGGCTTCCATTACTTTTCCGAATACGGACGAAAAAAAAAAGCATAAAAACTACATAATTCCCGCCATACACTTTATAAGTACTTCTGTTGCTAAAAAAAATAAAGTGGCTCCAGTACTTACTAAAAAGCCAACTGCTGTCGTAGAAAAAACTAAAATTAAGGTAGCACAAAAAACCCCTACGGAAAAACCAACGCTATCCACAAGAACAACAAGGCGTTCTTCTGCCCTATCTCTTAAAAGTATTCATAAAAAGAAAGAAACCATTAAAAAAACGGATGATGAGTTAGAAGATAATTCTAATAAACCAAGGGACGAATTTTCAGAAGCTGAATTCTTAGAGTTTTGGAAGCAATATATTGAAGGATTAGAGAAAAAAGGCGTTCGTAACCTGGTCGCTATTTTAAAAGCGGATATTCCTAAAGTTAAAAAAAACAGCATTCAATTAGATATGCCTAGTGCAATGATGAAAACGGAACTTTTAAAAGTAAAACCAAAATTAGTACGTTATTTTCGTGAAAAATTAAATAATTACGGCATAGATTTGGTGATTAATATAAATGAAGATAATCAAAAAAAATTCGCCTATACGCCGCAGGAGAAGTACAATAAATTATTAGAAAAGAACCAGGCTTTGGCATTACTAAAAAGTAAATTTAAACTCGATTTATAA
- a CDS encoding AMP-dependent synthetase/ligase → MPIEITRLFDFPYYQLEKYNLDAALVTKYDGEWVKTSTKEYLDKANALSRALLKLGVKKNDKIAVISSTNRTEWNITDIGILQTGAQNIPIYPTISAEDYEYVLNHSESIYCFVSDSEVLAKVNAIKSKTSLKEVFCFDHIEGCKHYSELFELGKDLDNQPELDQRKSEVLYTDLATIIYTSGTTGKPKGVMLSHKNIVSNALDSDPRLPLIDGETRILSFLPICHIFERLLIYLYQYAGCTVYYAEGLDKIGDNIKEVQPHMMSVVPRLLEKLYDKIYAKGGELTGIKKALFYWAVEIGEKYEPYEANGWWYEFKLKIARKLIFSKWQEALGGNLGTMVSGSAALNPRLARIFCAAGMYVMEGYGLTETSPVVAVNMYKDKMFKIGAVGKPIRNVEVTIAEDGEILIKGPNVMMGYYKDPEKTKSVMTGDHFHTGDKGEIDSEGFLKITGRKKEMFKTSGGKYVIPTLLENILKESQFIEQIMVIGEGEKMPAALIQPNFDFIKEWAKRKNATIGNSDQEIIKNPEVIQRIQKDIDKCNKNFGKWEQIKRFELTPDVWSIDGGHLTPTMKMKRAVIKEIYKDLYDKIYSN, encoded by the coding sequence ATGCCCATAGAAATTACGAGATTATTTGATTTCCCCTACTATCAATTGGAGAAATACAATTTAGACGCCGCATTGGTAACTAAATATGATGGGGAATGGGTAAAAACATCCACAAAAGAATATTTAGATAAAGCGAATGCATTAAGTAGAGCGTTACTTAAATTGGGAGTTAAAAAGAACGATAAAATTGCAGTAATATCTTCTACGAACCGAACGGAATGGAATATTACTGATATAGGTATTTTGCAAACAGGTGCTCAAAACATCCCAATTTACCCCACTATATCAGCCGAAGATTATGAATATGTTTTAAACCATAGTGAATCTATATATTGTTTTGTTTCTGATAGTGAAGTGCTAGCTAAAGTTAATGCAATTAAAAGTAAAACTAGTTTAAAAGAAGTTTTTTGTTTTGATCACATAGAAGGATGTAAACATTATTCTGAACTGTTTGAGTTAGGTAAAGATTTAGATAACCAACCCGAATTAGATCAACGAAAAAGTGAGGTTTTATATACTGATTTGGCAACTATTATTTATACATCAGGTACAACTGGAAAACCCAAAGGAGTTATGCTGTCGCATAAAAACATTGTTAGCAATGCCTTAGATAGCGACCCTAGATTACCTTTAATTGACGGTGAGACCCGTATTTTGAGCTTTTTACCTATTTGTCATATATTTGAAAGATTATTAATTTATTTATATCAATATGCAGGATGTACAGTTTATTATGCCGAAGGTTTAGATAAAATTGGTGATAATATTAAGGAAGTTCAACCTCATATGATGAGTGTTGTACCTCGTTTATTGGAAAAATTATATGATAAAATTTATGCCAAAGGAGGAGAATTAACGGGTATTAAAAAAGCCTTATTTTATTGGGCCGTTGAAATTGGCGAAAAATATGAGCCTTACGAGGCTAATGGCTGGTGGTATGAATTTAAACTTAAAATTGCTAGAAAATTAATTTTCAGTAAATGGCAAGAAGCTTTAGGCGGTAACTTAGGTACCATGGTTTCTGGTAGTGCCGCTTTAAACCCGAGATTAGCAAGGATATTTTGTGCGGCAGGAATGTATGTTATGGAAGGTTATGGTCTTACAGAAACTTCTCCTGTAGTTGCTGTTAATATGTATAAAGACAAAATGTTTAAAATTGGTGCCGTTGGTAAACCTATTAGAAATGTTGAAGTAACTATTGCTGAAGATGGCGAAATATTAATTAAAGGCCCCAATGTGATGATGGGTTATTATAAAGACCCCGAAAAAACAAAGAGTGTTATGACTGGTGATCATTTCCATACGGGAGATAAGGGCGAAATAGACAGTGAAGGTTTCTTAAAAATTACAGGACGTAAAAAAGAAATGTTTAAGACCTCTGGAGGTAAGTATGTTATACCCACGCTTTTAGAAAATATTTTAAAAGAATCTCAGTTTATAGAACAAATTATGGTGATTGGTGAAGGCGAAAAAATGCCCGCTGCCTTAATCCAACCTAATTTTGATTTTATAAAGGAATGGGCAAAAAGAAAAAATGCAACTATCGGTAATAGTGATCAAGAAATAATTAAGAATCCTGAAGTTATTCAACGTATTCAAAAAGATATAGATAAATGCAATAAAAACTTTGGTAAATGGGAACAAATAAAGCGTTTTGAACTCACTCCCGATGTTTGGAGTATAGATGGCGGGCACTTAACACCTACCATGAAAATGAAACGAGCCGTTATAAAAGAAATATATAAAGATTTATACGATAAGATATATAGTAATTAA
- the pheT gene encoding phenylalanine--tRNA ligase subunit beta encodes MKISYNWLQQFLKIDLEVEKVGEILTDLGLEVEGIDKVESIKGSLDGIVVGEVLTCEKHPNADRLKVTTVDLGNGEPIQIVCGAPNVDAGQKVPVATVGTTLYDNEGNGFKIKKGNIRGEASHGMICAEDELGLGEGHDGILVLDKKVKAGTPAAELFEISTDYVFEIGLTPNRSDAMSHFGVARDLKAGLLQLNIDEELITPSVSNFDVDIRSLKIQVDVANKKQVPRYAGVTITGIKVEDSPKWMQDKLKAIGVNPINNIVDITNYVLHELGQPLHAFDAAKINRNKIIVKNLPKDTEFVTLDGETRKLHQDDIMICDGDSNPLCIAGVYGGLDSGVSKNTTAIFLESAYFDAVSIRKTAKRFGLNTDASFRFERGIDPNITDYALKRAALLIEEISGGEISSDLIDIYPNKIEDHQVRFSFDNAEKLIGERLKPDTIKNILASLDIKINNQTDSGLGLTIPSYRVDVTREADIIEEILRVYGYNNVKTSPKLNTSISYAPKPDANKLQNLISNQLASQGFYEMMANSLTSPDYVEFSEQIDMKHNVTMLNPLSADLSVLRQTLLFSGLEAVAYNINRKSSDIKLFEFGNTYHKFDDTYEEQKHFSLLISGNRNDNNWLLKTKKSDFFYGKGIVQNVLERVGLSSYKSQPLENDFFSEGISLQVGKETLVDFGVVKSTITKQFGIKQEVLYADFNWDAMLKFIKNKTLKVSSLTKFPSVKRDFSLLLDKKVTFNEVFQLAFQTDRKILKSVDLFDVYEGDKLPEGKKSYAVSFILQDDKQTLTDNQIDGVMNKLQQTFETKLKAELRA; translated from the coding sequence ATGAAGATTTCTTATAATTGGTTACAACAATTCTTAAAGATTGATTTAGAGGTAGAAAAGGTTGGTGAAATTTTAACCGATTTAGGCTTGGAAGTAGAAGGTATTGATAAGGTAGAATCTATAAAGGGAAGTTTAGATGGGATTGTAGTAGGAGAGGTATTGACTTGCGAAAAACATCCTAATGCAGATCGATTAAAAGTGACTACTGTAGACTTGGGCAATGGAGAGCCAATACAAATTGTATGTGGAGCTCCTAATGTAGATGCTGGTCAAAAAGTTCCAGTAGCAACTGTCGGTACCACATTATATGATAATGAAGGTAACGGATTTAAAATTAAAAAAGGAAATATAAGAGGTGAGGCAAGTCATGGAATGATTTGTGCTGAGGATGAGTTAGGGCTGGGTGAAGGTCATGATGGTATTTTAGTCTTAGATAAAAAAGTAAAAGCAGGTACGCCTGCTGCTGAACTGTTTGAAATATCAACAGATTATGTTTTTGAAATTGGATTGACTCCAAATAGATCAGATGCTATGAGTCATTTTGGAGTTGCACGTGATTTAAAAGCGGGTTTGCTACAACTAAATATAGATGAAGAATTAATAACTCCTTCCGTAAGTAATTTTGATGTTGACATCCGTTCCTTAAAAATACAGGTTGACGTTGCTAATAAAAAGCAAGTGCCACGCTATGCGGGAGTAACAATTACGGGAATTAAAGTTGAAGATTCTCCTAAATGGATGCAAGATAAATTAAAAGCAATTGGCGTAAATCCAATTAATAATATTGTTGATATAACCAATTATGTGTTACATGAGTTGGGGCAACCATTACATGCTTTTGATGCCGCAAAAATTAACAGAAATAAAATTATTGTAAAGAATTTACCAAAAGATACTGAGTTTGTAACCCTAGATGGAGAAACTCGTAAGTTACATCAAGATGATATTATGATTTGCGATGGCGATTCAAATCCCTTATGTATTGCAGGTGTTTATGGTGGTTTAGATTCTGGTGTAAGCAAAAACACAACCGCTATCTTTTTAGAAAGTGCTTATTTTGATGCTGTTTCTATTCGTAAAACAGCCAAAAGATTTGGTTTAAATACAGATGCTTCTTTCCGTTTTGAAAGAGGGATTGATCCAAATATTACGGATTATGCTCTAAAAAGAGCAGCTTTGTTAATTGAAGAAATATCGGGAGGAGAAATTTCTTCTGACTTAATTGATATTTACCCAAATAAAATAGAAGATCATCAAGTACGATTTTCATTCGATAATGCAGAAAAACTAATTGGTGAAAGGTTAAAACCAGATACCATTAAAAATATCCTAGCTTCATTAGATATCAAAATTAACAATCAAACTGATTCCGGTTTAGGATTGACGATACCTTCATACCGAGTTGATGTTACGAGAGAGGCAGATATTATTGAAGAAATTTTAAGAGTTTATGGCTATAATAATGTCAAAACTTCACCGAAGTTGAATACCTCAATTTCATATGCTCCTAAACCTGATGCTAATAAATTACAGAATTTAATTAGCAATCAACTGGCTAGTCAAGGGTTTTATGAAATGATGGCCAATTCATTAACTAGTCCTGATTATGTTGAATTTTCAGAACAAATAGACATGAAGCATAATGTAACCATGCTTAATCCGTTAAGTGCCGATTTATCCGTGTTAAGACAGACCTTACTTTTTAGTGGTTTGGAAGCTGTAGCCTATAATATCAACAGAAAAAGTAGTGACATTAAATTGTTTGAATTTGGAAATACCTATCATAAATTTGATGATACATATGAAGAACAAAAACATTTTTCCCTTTTAATATCAGGAAATAGAAATGATAATAATTGGTTGCTTAAAACAAAAAAATCTGATTTCTTTTACGGAAAGGGAATCGTTCAAAATGTTTTAGAAAGAGTTGGTCTTAGCTCATATAAATCGCAACCACTTGAAAATGATTTCTTTTCAGAAGGTATATCATTACAGGTTGGAAAAGAAACGCTTGTAGATTTTGGTGTGGTTAAATCGACCATTACCAAGCAATTTGGAATTAAGCAAGAAGTACTTTACGCAGACTTTAATTGGGATGCGATGCTTAAATTCATTAAAAACAAAACGCTAAAAGTTAGTAGTTTAACTAAGTTTCCATCGGTTAAGAGAGATTTCTCTTTATTGTTGGATAAGAAAGTGACTTTTAATGAAGTATTTCAATTGGCATTTCAAACCGATAGGAAAATATTAAAATCTGTCGATTTGTTTGATGTGTATGAGGGTGATAAATTACCAGAGGGTAAAAAATCTTATGCCGTAAGTTTTATATTACAAGATGATAAACAGACATTAACAGACAATCAAATTGACGGTGTAATGAATAAGTTACAACAAACATTTGAAACCAAATTAAAAGCAGAATTAAGAGCGTAA
- a CDS encoding quinone-dependent dihydroorotate dehydrogenase, translating to MYKLIRKVLFLFDPEKVHHFTFSSIKNGFKIPFIKAIVKGKFTVEDKKLERNLFGLTFKNPVGLAAGMDKNAFLFDELSYYGFGFVEIGTVTPKPQPGNPKKRLFRLKEDGGIINRMGFNNEGVDAAVERLKNKKTDIIIGGNIGKNKITPNENAIDDYIICFHKLFDVVDYFVVNVSSPNTPNLRDLQEKEPLTKLLNTLQEENNKKAARKPILLKIAPDLTDTQLLDIIDIIETTKIDGVIATNTTISREGLQSENKNETGGLSGKPLTNRSTEVIRFLADKSNKAFPIIGVGGIHSAEDALEKIEAGADLVQVYTGFIYEGPALVKRINQLLIKQ from the coding sequence ATGTATAAACTCATTAGAAAAGTACTGTTTTTATTTGATCCTGAAAAAGTCCACCATTTTACATTTTCAAGTATAAAAAATGGTTTTAAAATTCCTTTTATAAAAGCTATAGTTAAGGGTAAATTTACTGTTGAAGACAAAAAATTAGAACGTAATTTATTTGGACTAACGTTTAAAAATCCAGTGGGTTTGGCAGCGGGAATGGATAAAAATGCCTTTTTATTTGATGAGCTTTCCTATTATGGATTCGGATTTGTTGAAATTGGTACCGTAACACCAAAGCCACAACCAGGAAATCCTAAAAAACGCTTATTTCGACTTAAAGAAGATGGTGGTATTATAAACAGAATGGGGTTTAATAATGAAGGTGTAGATGCTGCTGTAGAACGATTAAAGAATAAAAAAACAGACATTATTATAGGTGGTAATATTGGTAAAAATAAGATTACGCCTAATGAAAATGCTATTGACGATTATATCATCTGTTTTCATAAACTTTTTGATGTAGTTGATTATTTCGTGGTCAATGTGAGCTCACCCAATACTCCTAATTTAAGAGACTTACAAGAGAAAGAGCCTTTAACAAAATTGTTAAATACCTTACAAGAAGAAAATAATAAGAAAGCCGCTAGAAAACCAATTTTATTAAAAATTGCTCCCGATTTAACAGATACCCAATTACTTGATATTATTGATATTATTGAAACCACAAAAATTGATGGTGTAATTGCTACAAATACTACAATTTCGAGAGAAGGTTTACAATCTGAAAATAAAAATGAAACAGGAGGTTTAAGTGGTAAGCCGTTAACTAACCGTTCTACAGAAGTGATTCGATTTTTAGCTGATAAATCTAATAAAGCATTTCCTATAATTGGTGTTGGTGGAATTCATTCTGCGGAAGACGCCCTTGAAAAAATTGAAGCAGGTGCAGATTTAGTACAAGTCTATACAGGTTTTATCTATGAAGGTCCTGCGTTGGTAAAGCGAATTAATCAGTTATTAATAAAGCAATAA